Proteins co-encoded in one Coregonus clupeaformis isolate EN_2021a chromosome 17, ASM2061545v1, whole genome shotgun sequence genomic window:
- the LOC121586428 gene encoding zinc finger protein 354B, which translates to MALADDVGWLWSPEETKALISVWSDEQILLKMEQTCRNKHVYREISERLNDLGVKRTWKQCQNKMKALKYRYGQTRRDPCNSDRTTCPFFSELDEFLAAMPDMTESKETGDAEGRPLPLSSLRLLVPPLRLVSAALWQVVQRRDTMDYGLVEEFVTTVLEIIPDLMSYREKVQLIMGLRAQLVLELCRSDHSADLETIQPHLSKMRTCIITHREREIDPQVEASESNFLELVQTLLDDPIEREHFFQEVFPEEFGPMYDTALQTLMWEFLSRLEKLLPTPTFQQTASWLRPAHSMLKECAQSVTQPQPLKTLLQHHRCHDHLFTNAHSSCADDRILSSLYHTLSERVEMDIDEARSHSQSIATCAPRNERDTLIEQDNAEKERGMSLDTVKKAVEMMDRRTEEWGENNYEERLQHQLAYDVLQVEIVDGEDMSSTSLTTADNVGGTWSPKETEALISVWSNKQILQEMERSYRKKHVYSEISKQMKDLGVKRTWKQCQTKIKDMKFSYRQTLRNPSSSGRVTCPFFSELHTFLAATPDTTDIQFPESKETGKVSDAEVKSSDQDEGPSVDVKLENLHEEMASRKETHKTLTGEQTEGRKLDEAFHSPQCHSRMKIRRISHRCEQMVEDKSDLDLQPVVLLTPLDETLLMTGGAPRPVSHTTGQSSKRSKRAKICSLCGKSFVEAKDLTTHMRTHTEQSPHQCTQCGEGFEHQDDLQKHQQNECDEMMNQQEANEHQHGKDRISGQSSNASSDPKTCHLCHKTFEFQYVLKDRRIVFHKGKSLYKCPLCMKGFGKDRSKKRGCPSSEVFKKRRELGSNENVVRLNSTRNKCPDIFKCSFCEEIFSRCMDLKSHYSRTHQFTGPFPCPSCQKTFVSLTELRLHQRNESTPYQCSVCQRSFLSLDKLTVHERIHTGEKPYLCVECGKGFRDAKTLEEHSKIHVEGELHTCSHCGKSFKRKELLKQHMLNHKDAAFVCPDCGKKFFRLVWLRRHMLMHTGERPFLCDLCGKGFKSTVELRLHTRTHTGERPFKCPECERSFKQKCHLQMHRRTHTGERPYPCTVCDKRFYVSKDRKRHMLIHTGEKPFKCQVCGMAFNRKGHLRVHQQTKRCSYRHTSPLHNTSL; encoded by the exons ATGGCATTGGCAGACGATGTCGGATGGCTATGGTCCCCGGAGGAGACAAAGGCGCTGATCTCGGTATGGTCAGACGAACAGATTCTTCTGAAAATGGAGCAAACGTGTAGAAACAAACATGTTTACAGGGAAATTTCGGAGCGGCTAAATGACCTTGGTGTCAAACGGACGTGGAAGCAGTGCCAAAATAAAATGAAGGCCTTGAAGTATAGATACGGACAAACACGCAGAGACCCATGCAATAGTGACCGAACGACCTGTCCATTCTTTTCTGAACTGGACGAATTTCTCGCTGCCATGCCTGATATGACGGAGTCCAAGGAAACTGGCGATGCGGAAG GtcgtcctcttcctctgtcttctctgCGTCTTTTGGTTCCTCCACTGCGGCTGGTGTCTGCAGCTCTGTGGCAAGTTGTTCAGCGGAGAGACACAATGGACTACGGGTTGGTGGAGGAGTTTGTAACCACTGTGTTGGAGATAATCCCTGATCTGATGAGTTACAGAGAGAAAGTCCAACTCATCATGGGGCTGCGAGCACAG TTGGTTCTGGAGTTGTGTCGCTCTGATCATTCAGCTGACCTGGAGACCATCCAGCCACACCTGAGCAAGATGAGGACCTGCATCATCACTCATAGAGAACGGGAG ATAGATCCACAGGTCGAGGCATCAGAGTCAAACTTCTTGGAACTTGTCCAAACTCTTCTAGATGACCCAATTGAGAGGGAACACTTCTTCCAG GAAGTTTTTCCAGAAGAATTCGGCCCCATGTATGACACAGCACTGCAGACTCTGATGTGGGAGTTCCTCTCCAGGCTGGAGAAGCTGCTTCCAACACCAACATTTCAACAG ACTgcatcatggctcagacctgccCACTCTATGCTGAAGGAGTGTGCACAGTCTGTGACTCAACCTCAGCCTTTGAAGACCCTTCTCCAGCACCACAGATGCCATGACCATTTGTTCACTAATG CTCATTCTTCTTGTGCCGATGATCGCATCCTCTCTTCACTGTATCACACGCTCTCAGAGAGGGTGGAAATGGACATTGATGAAGCACGCTCACATAGCCAGTCTATAGCCACATGTGCACCCAGAAATGAAAGGGACACTTTGATAGAGCAAGATAATGCAGAGAAGGAGCGGGGGATGAGTTTGGACACGGTTAAGAAGGCAGTGGAAATGATGGATAGAAGGACAGAGGAATGGGGAGAGAACAACTATGAGGAGAGACTGCAACATCAGTTGGCTTATGATGTTTTACAGGTAGAGATTGTAGATGGAGAAGACATGTCCTCAACGTCATTGACAACAGCCGACAATGTCGGAGGGACCTGGTCCCCAAAGGAAACAGAAGCGCTAATCTCTGTATGGTCAAACAAACAGATTCTTCAGGAGATGGAACGAAGTTATAGAAAAAAACATGTGTATAGCGAAATTTCAAAGCAGATGAAGGACCTTGGCGTCAAAAGGACTTGGAAGCAGTGTCAAACAAAGATAAAGGACATGAAGTTCAGCTACAGACAAACACTGAGGAACCCAAGCAGTAGTGGCCGAGTGACCTGTCCATTCTTTTCTGAACTGCACACATTTCTTGCCGCCACACCTGATACAACTGATATCCAGTTTCCTGAGTCTAAGGAAACTGGCAAGGTTTCAGATGCAGAAGTCAAGTCCTCAGATCAGGATGAAGGGCCTTCTGTGGATGTCAAGTTAGAGAATCTACATGAGGAAATGGCTTCCAGAAAAGAGACACACAAGACACTCACCGGAGAGCAAACAGAAGGGAGGAAATTGGATGAGGCTTTTCACAGCCCTCAATGTCACAGCAGAATGAAAATCAGAAGAATATCCCACCGTTGCGAACAGATGGTTGAAGACAAGTCAGATTTGGACCTTCAGCCCGTAGTGCTGTTGACACCACTTGATGAAACCCTTCTGATGACAG GTGGTGCTCCTCGTCCTGTTTCCCATACCACAGGGCAGTCTTCTAAAAGAAGCAAACGTGCCAAAATATGCTCCttatgtgggaagagttttgttgaAGCAAAAGATTTGACAACACACATGAGAACTCACACTGAACAGAGCCCTCACCAGTGCACCCAGTGTGGGGAAGGCTTTGAACATCAGGACGACTTACAAAAACATCAGCAGAATGAGTGTGATGAGATGATGAACCAACAGGAGGCCAATGAACACCAGCATGGAAAGGACAGGATCTCAGGACAATCCAGTAATGCAAGTAGTGATCCCAAAACATGCCATCTATGCCATAAGACTTTTGAATTTCAATATGTGTTGAAAGATCGTCGTATTGTATTTCACAAAGGAAAAAGCCTTTATAAGTGTCCTCTGTGTATGAAGGGTTTTGGGAAAGACAGGAGTAAAAAAAGAGGTTGTCCTTCAAGTGAAGTCTTCAAAAAAAGGAGGGAGCTAGGGTCAAATGAAAACGTTGTCAGACTGAACTCGACCCGCAACAAGTGCCCTGACATCTTCAAGTGCTCCTTTTGTGAAGAGATATTTTCTCGGTGCATGGACCTGAAGAGCCACTACAGTCGTACTCATCAATTTACGGGACCATTCCCCTGCCCTTCTTGTCAGAAGACTTTTGTTTCATTAACTGAGCTGCGCTTACATCAAAGAAATGAGTCCACTCCTTACCAATGCTCTGTGTGCCAGCGATCATTCTTATCACTCGATAAGCTGACTGTTCATGAGAGAATTCACACAGGGGAAAAACCGTACCTCTGTGTTGAGTGTGGAAAAGGTTTCCGGGATGCAAAAACCCTGGAAGAACACTCTAAGATTCATGTTGAGGGAGAACTCCACACCTGCTCCCATTGTGGGAAAAGTTTCAAGAGAAAAGAGCTATTGAAACAACACATGTTAAATCACAAAGATGCTGCTTTCGTCTGCCCAGACTGTGGTAAGAAGTTTTTTCGGTTGGTATGGTTAAGAAGGCATATGTTAATGCACACTGGCGAAAGACCATTCCTCTGTGATCTCTGCGGGAAGGGTTTCAAATCTACAGTTGAATTGAGGTTACACACCCGGACACACACTGGAGAACGGCCATTCAAGTGCCCAGAATGTGAAAGAAGTTTTAAGCAGAAGTGTCATCTGCAGATGCATCGGCGGACGCACACAGGGGAGCGGCCGTATCCATGCACCGTGTGTGATAAACGCTTTTATGTCAGCAAAGATAGAAAACGACATATGCTCATCCATACTGGAGAGAAGCCGTTCAAATGTCAAGTATGTGGCATGGCTTTCAACCGTAAAGGGCATTTGAGGGTACACCAACAAACCAAGAGGTGTTCATATAGGCACACAAGTCCCCTACATAacacatcattataa